A region of Anticarsia gemmatalis isolate Benzon Research Colony breed Stoneville strain chromosome 18, ilAntGemm2 primary, whole genome shotgun sequence DNA encodes the following proteins:
- the LOC142980551 gene encoding lipase 1-like, producing MSVVIKLCLFLFFAVICEAQIKKEMMMPVPSLVKAAGYPIEKHRATTEDGYVLQLHRIPAGRRSVRRTGDPSSKGKKAILILSGLLGSSSDFVIMGPNRSLAYLLADAGYDVWLGNLRGTIYSAHKNLTRDEAKFWDYSFHEHGKYDMPALIDRVVNITGLDKIMCLCYSMGTTSTFTMLSQKPEYNDKIVAFVALAPAVYLNNMGQMADLLLNTLELPKMFRARGVLCLEPWMVQALVASLCDLKNPHSDLCTNVIYTVVGDDYEQNDLEIMPVVMNRFQPASYGQLEHFGKIAIQGEFTTWGSGLSDPGTPYNLNNVKIPVSIFYGENDKLTEKSQVMRLAKKLKSMGVLEDVQPVNWPKFNHLDFVFAKDVRDILNKPLIKHIDKLYNKYNTS from the exons CCGAGCCTGGTGAAAGCGGCAGGGTATCCAATAGAGAAGCACCGAGCGACCACGGAAGATGGCTACGTGCTGCAGCTGCACAGGATCCCGGCTGGGAGGCGCTCAGTCAGGAGGACTGGGGACCCCAGCTCCAAGGGGAAGAAAGCCATCCTTATCTTGTCTGGCCTGTTGGGCAGCTCCAGTGACTTTGTTATCATGGGCCCCAATAGAAGTcttg cataTCTCCTTGCTGATGCTGGGTACGACGTGTGGCTCGGCAATTTGAGAGGAACCATCTACTCCGCGCACAAAAACCTAACCAGAGACGAGGCCAAATTTTGGGACTACAG TTTCCACGAGCACGGTAAATACGACATGCCGGCGCTGATCGACCGCGTGGTGAACATCACCGGCCTGGACAAGATCATGTGTCTCTGCTACTCCATGGGCACGACCAGCACCTTCACTATGCTGTCCCAGAAGCCGGAGTACAACGACAAGATCGTCGCGTTCGTGGCCCTCGCTCCGGCTGTGTATCTCAATAATATGGGAcaaatggctgacttgctgctCAATACACTTGAGTTACCG AAAATGTTCCGAGCGAGAGGTGTACTGTGTCTCGAGCCATGGATGGTACAAGCTCTGGTGGCGTCTCTATGCGACCTCAAGAACCCTCACTCAGACCTGTGCACCAACGTCATATACACTGTCGTTGGGGACGATTATGAACAGAATGATCTG gaaATTATGCCAGTAGTAATGAACAGATTCCAGCCTGCATCGTATGGACAATTGGAACATTTTGGAAAGATTGCGATTCAAG GAGAATTCACAACATGGGGTAGTGGTTTGTCCGATCCTGGGACACCGTACAACTTGAACAACGTCAAAATACCCGTGTCGATATTCTATGGGGAGAATGACAAGCTCACCGAGAAATCT CAAGTAATGCGGCTAGCCAAGAAGCTCAAATCAATGGGTGTACTTGAGGATGTTCAGCCAGTCAACTGGCCCAAGTTCAACCACCTAGACTTCGTGTTCGCCAAAGACGTTAGAGACATCTTGAACAAACCACTCATCAAACATATTgacaaattatacaataaatacaatacttcatga